In one window of Photorhabdus laumondii subsp. laumondii DNA:
- a CDS encoding ATP-dependent nuclease, with translation MAIIRRLVLKNFKRFKNLELEFDPELNILVGGNEAGKSSVLQAIDIALNASRSKVESLGLETLFNMECISEFLKGERKIVELPELLIEVYLDGIEGHHELDGRNNSKSIDHLGIKLVCKPVDKYTQEIQTILAERHDNFPFEYYSIRFLTFTDETILPYKKPLQHLLIDSSQINSEYATREYTRTMYTTHASVVERNHHSFEYRKAKSEFKRVVFKTMNDALDIYKFDVRTSPKASVETDIIITEGDIPIDSKGKGRQCFIKTEFALRNREHVLDILLLEEPENHLSHVHMHKLIDRIRGSVKKQLFIATHSSLIATRLNLKKVLILSEENLSQPTSLKDLSQSTANFFMKAPDNNVLELALCKKAILVEGDAEFILMDALYKNCTGGASTDTDGIYVISVDGTSFKRYLELAKLLGIKVAAIRDNDGDYKSNCVTNYADLISDSVQIFADADDARYTFEVCIYQDNTTICEGQFAAGRKKLTVEEYMLKNKTEAAFELLEQKGTELVAPNYIQQAITWIRE, from the coding sequence GTGGCAATAATACGCAGATTGGTTCTGAAAAACTTCAAACGATTTAAAAATCTTGAATTAGAATTCGATCCTGAATTAAATATTCTGGTTGGCGGCAATGAAGCTGGCAAAAGTTCGGTGCTCCAGGCAATTGATATCGCGCTCAACGCCAGTCGAAGTAAGGTAGAATCGCTCGGTCTTGAAACCCTTTTCAATATGGAATGTATCTCGGAATTCCTGAAAGGTGAGAGAAAAATCGTCGAACTACCTGAGCTGCTGATAGAGGTATACCTAGATGGGATTGAAGGTCACCACGAACTAGATGGCCGTAATAACAGCAAGAGCATAGATCACTTAGGCATCAAGTTGGTATGCAAGCCTGTTGATAAATACACACAAGAAATTCAGACGATTTTAGCTGAGAGGCACGATAACTTTCCTTTTGAGTACTATAGCATCCGTTTTCTAACCTTCACGGACGAGACTATCCTTCCATATAAAAAGCCGCTCCAGCACTTACTCATAGATAGTTCTCAGATCAATAGCGAGTATGCCACTCGTGAGTATACCCGCACCATGTATACCACTCATGCGTCTGTTGTAGAGCGTAATCATCACAGTTTTGAGTACCGTAAAGCTAAGTCTGAGTTTAAGAGAGTAGTTTTCAAAACGATGAATGATGCATTGGACATCTACAAATTCGATGTTCGGACAAGCCCAAAAGCGAGTGTCGAAACGGATATTATTATTACTGAAGGCGATATCCCGATCGATAGTAAGGGGAAAGGTCGCCAATGCTTTATCAAGACGGAATTTGCCTTGCGCAATCGCGAACACGTACTTGATATCCTCCTTCTCGAAGAGCCGGAGAATCATCTTAGCCATGTCCATATGCATAAGCTTATTGATCGCATCCGGGGTTCGGTCAAAAAGCAGCTTTTCATCGCTACTCATAGTAGTTTGATTGCAACTCGGTTGAACCTCAAGAAAGTACTAATATTGAGCGAAGAAAACTTGTCCCAACCAACTTCTCTCAAAGATCTCAGTCAGAGCACAGCCAATTTCTTCATGAAGGCTCCCGACAACAATGTGCTGGAACTTGCGTTGTGTAAGAAGGCTATCCTTGTGGAGGGAGATGCTGAGTTTATCCTCATGGATGCCCTCTATAAAAACTGCACTGGAGGTGCAAGTACTGATACCGATGGTATCTATGTAATCTCTGTCGATGGAACAAGTTTCAAGCGTTATCTTGAGCTAGCCAAGTTGCTTGGCATCAAGGTTGCGGCTATCCGTGACAATGACGGGGACTACAAAAGCAATTGTGTTACTAACTATGCTGACCTCATTTCAGATTCTGTGCAGATTTTCGCAGACGCTGACGATGCTCGGTACACTTTCGAGGTTTGCATATACCAAGATAATACGACCATTTGTGAAGGTCAGTTCGCAGCAGGTCGAAAAAAGCTTACCGTAGAAGAATATATGTTAAAAAACAAGACGGAAGCTGCATTCGAATTGCTCGAACAAAAGGGAACCGAACTTGTCGCGCCAAATTACATTCAGCAGGCAATCACATGGATAAGAGAGTAG
- a CDS encoding DUF4928 family protein: MGEKDTLIEQYLNAAKAWYESQRAQNGSINTNVMNVGLVVSRMIADGFPIDDGRLYSEGRSQVRGLSGNTIAKILEQHGETRLFTREGGRTSRGTIHLAVSFRDAMNGINRSSGATLNTNHLSLLLEDFFTNCVRIDYFDKQRITVDIETTKPVSSIISDILDAAAERSDKPTGVVLQHLIGAKLQLRFPEIKIGLDRANAADMQTDREGDFQVGTTAFHVTTAPMEKLVSRCVENKRAGYRPVILTLESKVLAARQMAENVGMSDQISVQAAEIFIGTNIEEIAIYESDRIRKGVAHLIRTYNERISNIEIDKSLMIDEPKWIVKLLSRD, translated from the coding sequence ATGGGTGAGAAAGATACTCTTATTGAGCAGTATTTGAATGCAGCTAAAGCGTGGTATGAAAGCCAGCGGGCACAAAATGGCTCCATAAATACCAATGTCATGAACGTGGGGCTTGTGGTTTCACGCATGATCGCTGATGGTTTTCCCATCGATGATGGCCGACTTTACAGCGAGGGTAGGAGCCAGGTTCGTGGTTTGAGTGGCAACACTATCGCCAAGATTCTTGAACAGCATGGCGAGACCCGCCTATTTACACGAGAGGGTGGGAGAACATCGAGAGGAACGATCCACTTAGCGGTTTCATTTCGCGACGCTATGAATGGCATCAATCGCTCTTCTGGAGCTACGTTGAACACTAATCATCTCTCTTTGTTGCTTGAAGATTTCTTCACAAACTGTGTTCGCATTGATTATTTCGATAAACAAAGAATTACGGTCGATATTGAAACCACCAAACCAGTATCATCGATCATTTCTGATATTCTGGATGCAGCGGCTGAACGTTCTGATAAGCCTACCGGGGTTGTTCTCCAACATCTAATTGGTGCGAAATTACAATTGCGTTTTCCAGAAATTAAGATCGGCCTCGACCGAGCTAATGCAGCAGATATGCAAACCGATCGGGAAGGTGATTTTCAAGTTGGAACGACAGCATTTCATGTCACTACAGCCCCTATGGAAAAGCTTGTTTCTCGCTGCGTTGAAAACAAGAGAGCTGGTTACCGACCTGTAATACTGACGCTGGAAAGTAAGGTATTGGCTGCTCGTCAAATGGCTGAAAACGTTGGCATGTCTGACCAAATCTCCGTTCAAGCAGCAGAAATTTTCATTGGTACTAATATTGAAGAAATTGCTATCTATGAAAGTGATAGAATACGCAAGGGAGTTGCTCATTTGATACGTACATATAACGAACGTATCTCAAATATTGAGATCGATAAATCCCTTATGATCGATGAGCCAAAGTGGATTGTGAAACTTCTTTCAAGAGATTGA
- a CDS encoding DNA cytosine methyltransferase: MNVVPLRRQHDWTALEFFAGIGLARAGLELAGIKTLWANDYDINKKAMYEGQWGGNELLLADVHSLCGDDLPTVDVAWSSSPCTDLSLAGKRAGLRGGRESSAFFGFTRLIAEMKERKPKVIALENVTGLASSHNREDLRAAAKEFNSLGYAVDAITLDARRFIPQSRPRLFLIGAQYPIDGGEQDTCLRPDWLAWLHEDAEIRTFMMPLPKAPDLLSEGLTREIEQMPHNDPRWWGGDRVKRFVDSMAPVQRERLEAFIELPNMTARTAYRRTRNGIPVWEMRAEDVSGCLRTARGGSSKQAVVIMGGGSVKIRWMTGLEYARLMGAGWYSLDNMRDSQVHYGFGDAVAVPVVGWIAKHMLIPHLVSIQMFDGKIING; encoded by the coding sequence GTGAATGTAGTGCCGCTTCGCCGTCAACACGATTGGACAGCTTTAGAGTTTTTTGCTGGTATCGGCCTGGCAAGGGCAGGTTTGGAACTCGCTGGTATAAAAACTCTTTGGGCTAATGACTACGACATTAATAAAAAGGCTATGTACGAAGGCCAGTGGGGAGGCAACGAGCTTTTGCTGGCTGATGTGCATTCGCTTTGTGGCGATGATCTACCAACTGTAGATGTTGCATGGTCCTCTTCACCGTGTACAGATCTCAGCCTTGCAGGAAAAAGGGCTGGTTTACGTGGTGGACGTGAATCATCTGCTTTTTTTGGGTTTACTCGTCTGATAGCAGAGATGAAAGAGCGAAAACCTAAAGTTATAGCCCTGGAGAATGTGACTGGCCTTGCTTCATCTCATAATCGTGAAGATTTGCGTGCGGCAGCCAAGGAGTTCAATTCACTAGGTTATGCTGTAGATGCCATTACTCTAGATGCTCGCCGCTTTATCCCGCAATCACGCCCACGTTTATTCCTAATTGGCGCTCAGTATCCTATTGACGGCGGGGAGCAAGATACTTGCTTACGCCCTGATTGGCTTGCCTGGCTTCATGAAGACGCTGAAATTCGTACTTTCATGATGCCGCTACCAAAAGCGCCAGATTTACTCAGCGAAGGTTTAACCCGTGAAATAGAACAAATGCCGCATAATGACCCCAGATGGTGGGGAGGCGATCGGGTTAAACGATTTGTAGACTCAATGGCTCCAGTCCAACGAGAACGGTTGGAAGCATTTATCGAATTACCAAACATGACTGCCCGAACAGCTTATCGTCGTACCCGGAACGGAATTCCTGTATGGGAAATGCGAGCCGAAGATGTCTCTGGTTGTTTACGTACCGCGCGTGGTGGTTCATCAAAGCAAGCGGTAGTAATTATGGGCGGCGGCAGTGTGAAAATCAGGTGGATGACTGGACTAGAATATGCACGTCTGATGGGGGCCGGTTGGTATTCTCTTGATAATATGCGCGATTCACAAGTTCATTATGGGTTTGGTGATGCCGTTGCTGTACCTGTTGTCGGATGGATCGCCAAGCACATGCTCATTCCACACCTGGTTAGTATTCAGATGTTCGATGGAAAAATAATAAATGGGTGA
- the dapB gene encoding 4-hydroxy-tetrahydrodipicolinate reductase: protein MADTDIRVAIVGAGGRMGRQLIQAIYQLDGVALGAALERSGSSLIGADAGELAGIGHNGVTVCDDLTSIVDDFDILIDFTRPEGTLTHLEICRQNGKAIVIGTTGFDEAGKQAIKQASADIPIVFAANFSVGVNLVLKLLEKAAKVMGEYSDIEIIEAHHRHKVDAPSGTALAMGESIAHALGRDLKACAVYAREGYTGERDPKSIGFATIRAGDIVGEHTAMFADIGERVEITHKASSRMTFANGAVKAALWLSGKNSGLFDMKDVLNLDLL from the coding sequence ATGGCTGATACAGATATTCGTGTTGCTATTGTTGGCGCTGGTGGGCGTATGGGACGTCAGTTGATTCAGGCCATATATCAATTAGATGGTGTTGCTCTTGGTGCAGCTTTGGAGCGCTCCGGTTCTTCTCTGATTGGCGCAGATGCCGGAGAGTTGGCGGGTATTGGTCATAACGGTGTGACTGTTTGTGATGACCTGACAAGTATCGTTGATGATTTTGATATCCTTATTGATTTTACCCGTCCAGAAGGAACGTTGACTCATCTTGAAATTTGTCGCCAGAACGGTAAAGCGATAGTGATCGGTACAACTGGCTTTGATGAGGCGGGTAAACAGGCAATTAAACAGGCTTCTGCTGATATCCCGATTGTATTTGCCGCGAATTTCAGTGTTGGTGTGAATCTGGTGCTTAAATTATTGGAAAAAGCAGCGAAAGTGATGGGCGAGTATAGTGATATTGAAATTATCGAAGCGCATCACCGCCATAAAGTAGATGCACCATCAGGAACAGCTTTAGCAATGGGGGAATCTATTGCTCATGCTTTGGGGCGGGATCTTAAAGCGTGTGCTGTCTATGCCCGTGAAGGTTATACCGGTGAACGTGATCCGAAAAGTATTGGTTTTGCGACTATCCGTGCCGGGGATATCGTGGGTGAGCATACCGCTATGTTTGCCGATATTGGGGAGAGAGTAGAGATAACTCATAAGGCTTCCAGTCGGATGACGTTTGCAAATGGCGCGGTAAAGGCTGCTCTATGGTTAAGTGGTAAAAATAGTGGTCTTTTTGATATGAAAGATGTGCTAAATCTCGATTTACTTTAA
- the carA gene encoding glutamine-hydrolyzing carbamoyl-phosphate synthase small subunit, whose protein sequence is MIKSAILVLEDGTQFHGRAIGAEGAAVGEVVFNTSMTGYQEILTDPSYSRQIVTLTYPHIGNVGVNSVDKESLKVQAQGLVIRDLPLLTSNFRCEETLSDYLKRHNIVAIADIDTRKLTRLLREKGSQNGCIIAGKQIDAQVALEKAQAFPGLEGMDLAKEVTTKQIYPWLQGSWKLAGGLPEDKQEQDLPYHVVAYDFGAKRNILRMLVDRGCRLTVVPAQTSAEDVLKLNPDGIFLSNGPGDPAPCGYAIDAVKTLLETEIPIFGICLGHQLLALASGAETMKMKFGHHGGNHPVKDLECNVVMITAQNHGFAVDEKSLPSNLRVTHKSLFDGTLQGIHRTDKPAFSFQGHPEASPGPHETASLFDHFIELIEQYCQKNNRHNTK, encoded by the coding sequence TTGATTAAGTCAGCTATATTGGTTCTGGAAGATGGAACCCAATTCCACGGTCGTGCCATAGGTGCGGAAGGGGCGGCAGTTGGGGAAGTGGTTTTCAATACCTCGATGACCGGATATCAAGAAATTCTCACAGACCCTTCCTATTCCCGCCAAATTGTCACTCTTACTTATCCCCATATCGGTAATGTCGGTGTTAACTCAGTCGATAAAGAATCACTAAAAGTACAGGCCCAAGGGCTAGTGATTCGTGATCTACCACTGTTGACCAGTAATTTCCGCTGCGAAGAAACGCTTTCTGATTACCTTAAACGTCATAATATTGTTGCGATAGCAGATATCGATACCCGTAAGCTGACGCGTTTGTTAAGAGAAAAGGGTTCACAGAATGGTTGTATTATAGCAGGTAAACAGATTGACGCTCAGGTTGCACTGGAAAAAGCGCAAGCGTTTCCGGGGCTGGAGGGGATGGATTTAGCAAAAGAGGTGACAACTAAACAGATTTATCCGTGGTTACAGGGGAGCTGGAAGCTGGCGGGGGGATTACCGGAAGATAAGCAAGAGCAGGATTTGCCTTATCATGTTGTTGCTTATGACTTTGGTGCAAAACGTAATATCTTGCGAATGCTGGTGGATCGTGGCTGCCGCCTGACAGTTGTTCCTGCTCAGACATCGGCGGAAGATGTACTGAAACTGAATCCGGATGGTATTTTCTTGTCCAATGGTCCGGGAGATCCGGCACCTTGTGGTTATGCAATCGATGCAGTCAAAACCCTGCTTGAGACAGAGATTCCGATCTTTGGTATCTGCCTTGGACACCAATTGTTGGCATTAGCCAGTGGCGCTGAAACTATGAAAATGAAATTCGGCCATCATGGTGGTAACCATCCGGTGAAAGATCTTGAATGTAATGTTGTCATGATTACTGCACAAAACCACGGCTTTGCTGTGGATGAAAAATCACTGCCGTCAAATTTGCGCGTTACTCATAAATCTCTGTTTGACGGCACGTTGCAAGGGATTCATCGTACCGATAAACCTGCATTCAGTTTCCAGGGGCACCCAGAAGCTAGCCCCGGTCCACATGAGACTGCATCGTTATTTGATCACTTTATTGAACTCATTGAGCAGTATTGTCAGAAAAATAATCGTCATAACACCAAGTAA
- the carB gene encoding carbamoyl-phosphate synthase large subunit, whose amino-acid sequence MAKRTDIKSILILGAGPIVIGQACEFDYSGAQACKALREEGYRVVLVNSNPATIMTDPEMADATYIEPIHWEVVRKIIEKERPDAILPTMGGQTALNCALELERQGVLEEFGVTMIGATADAIDKAEDRCRFDIAMKKIGLETPRSGIAHSMEEALAVADQVGFPCIIRPSFTMGGSGGGIAYNREEFEEICERGLDLSPTNELLIDESLIGWKEYEMEVVRDKNDNCIIVCSIENFDAMGIHTGDSITVAPAQTLTDKEYQIMRNASMAVLREIGVETGGSNVQFAVNPKNGRLVIIEMNPRVSRSSALASKATGFPIAKIAAKLAVGYTLDELMNDITGGRTPASFEPSIDYVVTKIPRFNFEKFAGANDRLTTQMKSVGEVMAIGRTQQESLQKALRGLEVGATGFDPKVSLDDPEALTKIRRELKDAGAERIWYIADAFRAGMSVDGVFNLTDIDRWFLVQIEELVRLEEQVAEQGINSLTADFLRYLKRKGFADARLAKLVGVAEKEIRKLRHKYNLYPVYKRVDTCAAEFATDTAYMYSTYEDECEANPNSDKPKIMVLGGGPNRIGQGIEFDYCCVHAALALREDGYETIMVNCNPETVSTDYDTSDRLYFEPVTLEDVLEIVRVEQPKGVIVQYGGQTPLKLARELEIAGVPIIGTSPDAIDRAEDRERFKQAVNRLGLKQPENATVTTIERAVEKANILGYPLVVRPSYVLGGRAMEIVYDEVDLRRYFQTAVNVSNDAPVLLDCFLDDAVEVDVDAICDGERVLIGGIMEHIEQAGVHSGDSACSLPAYTLSQEIQDVMRQQVEKLAFELGVRGLMNVQFAVKDDEVYLIEVNPRAARTVPFVSKATGLPLAKVAARVMVGQSLVEQDATQEIIPPYYSVKEVVLPFNKFPGVDPILGPEMRSTGEVMGVGRTFAEAFSKALLGCNARMPQNGRALLSVREGDKGRVVDLAAKLLKQGFELDATHGTAVVLGEAGINPRLVNKVHEGRPHIQDRTKNGEYSYIVNTTAGRQAIEDSKLIRRSALQYKVHYDTTLNGGFATTMALSADPTEQVISVQEMHAMINS is encoded by the coding sequence ATGGCAAAACGTACTGATATTAAAAGTATCCTGATCCTGGGAGCGGGTCCAATTGTTATTGGTCAGGCTTGTGAATTCGACTACTCAGGAGCACAAGCTTGTAAAGCGTTACGGGAAGAAGGTTATCGTGTCGTTCTGGTGAACTCGAACCCTGCTACCATTATGACTGATCCAGAAATGGCCGATGCCACTTATATTGAGCCGATCCATTGGGAAGTGGTACGTAAAATCATTGAAAAAGAGCGTCCCGATGCGATTCTGCCAACCATGGGCGGACAAACTGCACTCAACTGTGCGCTAGAACTGGAGCGTCAGGGAGTACTGGAAGAGTTTGGTGTTACCATGATTGGTGCTACCGCAGATGCGATTGATAAAGCGGAAGATCGTTGTCGTTTCGATATAGCAATGAAAAAGATCGGTTTGGAAACTCCGCGTTCTGGTATCGCCCATTCAATGGAAGAAGCGTTGGCAGTTGCTGATCAAGTCGGTTTTCCTTGTATTATCCGCCCTTCCTTTACTATGGGAGGAAGCGGTGGTGGCATCGCCTATAACCGTGAAGAATTCGAGGAAATTTGTGAGCGTGGCCTGGATCTTTCACCAACCAACGAACTTTTGATTGATGAATCGCTGATTGGTTGGAAAGAGTATGAAATGGAAGTTGTGCGGGATAAAAACGATAACTGCATTATTGTCTGCTCTATTGAAAACTTTGATGCGATGGGGATTCACACCGGTGATTCCATCACGGTCGCTCCGGCGCAAACGCTGACGGATAAAGAGTATCAAATCATGCGTAACGCTTCGATGGCGGTATTGCGTGAAATCGGTGTAGAAACTGGGGGATCTAACGTACAGTTTGCGGTGAACCCAAAAAATGGCCGTTTAGTTATCATCGAAATGAATCCACGCGTTTCTCGCTCTTCTGCGCTGGCTTCGAAAGCGACAGGTTTCCCGATCGCTAAGATTGCCGCTAAATTGGCTGTGGGCTATACCCTTGATGAATTGATGAATGATATCACGGGTGGTCGCACGCCAGCGTCCTTTGAACCTTCTATCGATTACGTAGTGACTAAAATTCCTCGTTTTAATTTCGAGAAATTTGCTGGAGCCAATGATCGTCTGACAACCCAGATGAAATCTGTTGGTGAGGTGATGGCGATTGGCCGCACTCAGCAAGAATCTCTGCAAAAAGCATTGCGTGGTTTGGAAGTGGGGGCAACCGGTTTTGACCCGAAAGTCAGTTTAGATGATCCAGAAGCATTGACTAAAATTCGTCGCGAATTAAAAGATGCAGGTGCTGAGCGTATCTGGTATATCGCGGATGCTTTCCGTGCGGGTATGTCTGTTGATGGTGTTTTTAACCTGACTGATATTGATCGCTGGTTCTTAGTGCAAATTGAAGAACTCGTGCGATTGGAAGAGCAAGTAGCAGAGCAGGGCATTAACAGCTTGACGGCTGACTTCCTGCGCTATTTGAAGCGTAAAGGTTTTGCTGATGCACGTCTGGCGAAACTGGTCGGTGTGGCCGAAAAAGAGATCCGCAAACTACGCCACAAATATAATCTGTATCCGGTTTACAAGCGCGTTGATACCTGTGCGGCAGAATTTGCGACTGATACTGCATACATGTATTCCACTTATGAAGATGAGTGTGAGGCTAATCCGAATAGTGACAAGCCAAAAATCATGGTATTGGGTGGTGGCCCTAATCGTATTGGTCAGGGGATTGAATTCGACTATTGTTGTGTTCATGCGGCCTTGGCACTGCGTGAAGATGGGTATGAAACCATCATGGTGAACTGTAACCCGGAAACCGTTTCAACAGATTACGATACTTCGGACCGTCTCTATTTCGAACCGGTGACTTTGGAAGATGTTCTTGAGATTGTGCGTGTTGAGCAGCCAAAAGGGGTGATTGTTCAATATGGTGGGCAGACTCCGCTGAAATTAGCTCGTGAACTGGAAATCGCCGGTGTTCCCATTATTGGTACCAGCCCGGATGCGATTGATCGTGCGGAAGACCGTGAACGTTTTAAACAGGCGGTAAATCGCCTTGGTCTGAAACAACCCGAAAATGCCACCGTGACCACGATAGAACGGGCAGTTGAGAAGGCAAATATTCTGGGTTATCCGCTAGTGGTTCGTCCATCTTATGTTTTGGGTGGCCGTGCGATGGAAATCGTATACGACGAAGTTGACCTACGTCGTTACTTCCAGACGGCAGTCAATGTCTCTAATGATGCCCCAGTATTGCTTGATTGTTTCCTTGATGATGCCGTGGAAGTGGACGTTGACGCTATCTGTGACGGTGAGCGTGTATTGATCGGCGGCATTATGGAACATATTGAACAGGCCGGTGTGCATTCCGGCGACTCAGCTTGTTCACTGCCTGCTTACACCCTAAGCCAGGAAATCCAAGATGTCATGCGCCAGCAGGTAGAAAAGCTGGCATTTGAATTGGGTGTACGGGGCTTGATGAATGTCCAGTTTGCCGTCAAGGATGACGAAGTTTATCTGATTGAAGTCAACCCGCGTGCGGCTCGTACTGTGCCATTTGTTTCTAAAGCGACCGGTTTACCACTGGCAAAAGTTGCGGCTCGTGTGATGGTTGGTCAATCTCTGGTTGAGCAAGATGCAACTCAGGAGATCATTCCACCATACTATTCGGTGAAAGAAGTTGTATTACCTTTCAACAAATTTCCAGGTGTAGATCCGATTCTTGGGCCTGAAATGCGGTCAACCGGAGAAGTGATGGGGGTTGGGCGTACATTCGCCGAAGCTTTCTCAAAGGCACTATTGGGATGTAACGCCAGAATGCCGCAAAATGGTAGAGCACTTTTGTCCGTGCGTGAAGGTGATAAAGGCCGGGTTGTGGATTTGGCCGCTAAATTGCTGAAACAGGGCTTTGAACTGGATGCGACTCACGGTACTGCGGTTGTGCTAGGTGAAGCGGGGATTAACCCTCGTCTGGTGAATAAAGTTCACGAAGGGCGTCCGCATATTCAGGATAGAACCAAAAATGGTGAATATAGCTATATTGTAAACACGACTGCGGGTCGTCAGGCGATTGAGGATTCCAAACTTATTCGCCGTAGTGCACTGCAATATAAAGTGCATTATGACACCACATTAAATGGTGGATTTGCTACCACAATGGCACTGAGTGCCGATCCAACTGAGCAGGTGATTTCTGTACAGGAAATGCATGCGATGATTAATAGTTAG
- a CDS encoding LysE family translocator translates to MLETSLVVIIISTLGMLSPGPDFFLVVKNAIRYQRSAAMMTVAGLIAAITCHMAYCVAGLAIVITTTPWLFNLMKYAGAAYLIWIGINSLLSRGGNSILPDNQPRQIITFKKAFMQGFLCNLLNPKATLFFLAIFTQLLNVNSGVGEKLWYASIIWGLSVIYWPILVILIQSAPVRRGLAKAQKIIDKLLGIVLIGLGVKVALG, encoded by the coding sequence ATGCTGGAAACATCACTAGTCGTCATCATTATCTCAACGTTGGGTATGCTCTCTCCCGGCCCCGATTTCTTTCTGGTAGTCAAAAATGCCATACGTTATCAGCGTTCTGCTGCCATGATGACAGTTGCGGGCTTAATCGCCGCTATCACTTGTCATATGGCTTACTGTGTCGCCGGGTTAGCTATTGTTATCACCACAACGCCGTGGCTATTTAATCTGATGAAATATGCCGGAGCGGCTTATCTTATTTGGATCGGGATCAATAGCTTGCTTTCTCGCGGAGGCAACAGCATTCTCCCAGACAATCAGCCACGACAGATTATCACTTTCAAAAAAGCGTTTATGCAGGGGTTCTTATGTAATTTGCTCAACCCCAAAGCAACGTTGTTCTTCCTGGCAATATTTACTCAGTTGCTAAATGTCAATTCTGGTGTTGGTGAAAAATTATGGTATGCCTCTATTATCTGGGGATTGTCAGTCATCTATTGGCCAATATTAGTCATATTGATTCAAAGTGCACCGGTACGCCGCGGATTAGCTAAGGCTCAGAAGATTATCGATAAATTACTAGGCATTGTTTTGATTGGATTAGGTGTCAAAGTAGCACTGGGATAA
- the folA gene encoding type 3 dihydrofolate reductase — protein sequence MNISLIAALAMDRVIGMENKMPWNLPGDLAWFKRNTLNKPVIMGRVTYESIGHPLPGRLNIVLSNQPGNDERVTWVSSVDEALAVAGDAEEVMVMGGGKVYDQFISRASRMYLTHIDAEVIGDTHFPDYEPDEWDSEFTEYHDADELNSHSYCFEILQRRL from the coding sequence ATGAATATCAGCTTGATCGCTGCTTTAGCTATGGATCGGGTTATCGGCATGGAGAATAAAATGCCGTGGAATCTACCGGGGGATCTAGCCTGGTTTAAACGTAATACATTGAATAAACCCGTTATTATGGGGAGAGTGACTTATGAATCTATAGGTCACCCGTTGCCGGGAAGACTCAATATTGTATTGAGTAATCAGCCGGGTAATGACGAGCGTGTAACTTGGGTCAGTTCAGTTGATGAAGCACTGGCTGTAGCAGGTGATGCAGAAGAGGTTATGGTCATGGGTGGTGGTAAAGTTTATGACCAATTTATTTCACGAGCGAGTCGTATGTACCTGACTCACATCGATGCAGAAGTGATAGGTGATACGCATTTTCCTGACTATGAACCGGATGAATGGGATTCTGAATTTACTGAGTACCATGATGCCGATGAATTAAATTCTCACAGCTACTGTTTTGAGATTTTACAACGTCGTCTCTAA